A single Balaenoptera ricei isolate mBalRic1 chromosome 13, mBalRic1.hap2, whole genome shotgun sequence DNA region contains:
- the CIMIP2C gene encoding ciliary microtubule inner protein 2C isoform X3, which translates to MASRGAGTLLTEFNAAYVAPGLMPGYQGHVPGVAFSFGSPYGTTTLKYLQEQRNAEKSHTPFRKGGHFLASLFPNPNQVLSDRSCTRDRWLHAPSCTRFNLDSSRAAELSRFYQVGAPGWAMATPLPSPQRPLSPHRGEGVTAGGQGRLSASRAPLFASSEPLSQQGACCR; encoded by the exons ATGGCCTCCCGCGGCGCGGGCACCCTACTGACCGAGTTCAACGCCGCCTACGTGGCCCCCGGCCTCATGCCCGG GTACCAAGGCCATGTTCCTGGCGTGGCCTTCTCCTTCGGCTCCCCTTACGGTACCACCACGCTCAAGTACCTCCAGGAGCAGCGCAACGCAGAGAAGAGCCACACTCCCTTCCGCAAAGGCGGCCACTTCCTGGCCAGCTTGTTCCCAAACCCCAACCAGGTGCTGAGTGACCGCTCCTGCACCCGGGACCGCTGGCTGCACGCCCCCAGCTGCACCCGCTTCAACCTGGACAGTAGCCGCGCGGCCGAGCTCTCGCGCTTCTACCAGGTGGGCGCCCCTGGCTGGGCTATGGccacccctctgccctccccccaacgtcccctctccccacaccgtGGGGAGGGAGTGACTGCTGGGGGCCAGGGGAGACTCTCAGCCTCCAGAGCGCCTCTGTTTGCTTCCTCAGAGCCCCTGAGCCAGCAGGGAGCCTG CTGTAGATGA
- the CIMIP2C gene encoding ciliary microtubule inner protein 2C isoform X1, with translation MASRGAGTLLTEFNAAYVAPGLMPGYQGHVPGVAFSFGSPYGTTTLKYLQEQRNAEKSHTPFRKGGHFLASLFPNPNQVLSDRSCTRDRWLHAPSCTRFNLDSSRAAELSRFYQVGAPGWAMATPLPSPQRPLSPHRGEGVTAGGQGRLSASRAPLFASSEPLSQQGAWPIEDALESASAPEQTPTALRGTEVDGGGACPHPPLSLSCSSGSESLLQIRSDTSQPATGSQALTPLRGGQGSHSAVDPSAPWQASLPA, from the exons ATGGCCTCCCGCGGCGCGGGCACCCTACTGACCGAGTTCAACGCCGCCTACGTGGCCCCCGGCCTCATGCCCGG GTACCAAGGCCATGTTCCTGGCGTGGCCTTCTCCTTCGGCTCCCCTTACGGTACCACCACGCTCAAGTACCTCCAGGAGCAGCGCAACGCAGAGAAGAGCCACACTCCCTTCCGCAAAGGCGGCCACTTCCTGGCCAGCTTGTTCCCAAACCCCAACCAGGTGCTGAGTGACCGCTCCTGCACCCGGGACCGCTGGCTGCACGCCCCCAGCTGCACCCGCTTCAACCTGGACAGTAGCCGCGCGGCCGAGCTCTCGCGCTTCTACCAGGTGGGCGCCCCTGGCTGGGCTATGGccacccctctgccctccccccaacgtcccctctccccacaccgtGGGGAGGGAGTGACTGCTGGGGGCCAGGGGAGACTCTCAGCCTCCAGAGCGCCTCTGTTTGCTTCCTCAGAGCCCCTGAGCCAGCAGGGAGCCTG GCCCATTGAGGATGCGCTCGAGTCGGCCTCAGCCCCAGAGCAGACCCCAACTGCCCTCAGGGGAACAGAGGTGGATGGAGGGGGGGCCTGCCCACACCCCCCCTTGTCCTTATCCTGCTCCTCGGGCTCAGAAAGCCTCCTCCAGATCCGTTCAGACACATCCCAGCCAGCCACAGGCTCACAGGCGCTCACCCCGCTCAGGGGAGGCCAGGGCTCCCACTCCGCTGTGGACCCCTCAGCTCCCTGGCAAGCATCCCTCCCAGCCTGA
- the CIMIP2C gene encoding ciliary microtubule inner protein 2C isoform X2, which yields MASRGAGTLLTEFNAAYVAPGLMPGYQGHVPGVAFSFGSPYGTTTLKYLQEQRNAEKSHTPFRKGGHFLASLFPNPNQVLSDRSCTRDRWLHAPSCTRFNLDSSRAAELSRFYQMTQQHREYYQDKTGMAPRVPYFVLPVREWERYPPPTDLPPLGPKKKWHLLRVSPENLRTYQTFPSGKRVSAQERQMRDCYFEFRA from the exons ATGGCCTCCCGCGGCGCGGGCACCCTACTGACCGAGTTCAACGCCGCCTACGTGGCCCCCGGCCTCATGCCCGG GTACCAAGGCCATGTTCCTGGCGTGGCCTTCTCCTTCGGCTCCCCTTACGGTACCACCACGCTCAAGTACCTCCAGGAGCAGCGCAACGCAGAGAAGAGCCACACTCCCTTCCGCAAAGGCGGCCACTTCCTGGCCAGCTTGTTCCCAAACCCCAACCAGGTGCTGAGTGACCGCTCCTGCACCCGGGACCGCTGGCTGCACGCCCCCAGCTGCACCCGCTTCAACCTGGACAGTAGCCGCGCGGCCGAGCTCTCGCGCTTCTACCAG ATGACGCAGCAGCATCGGGAGTACTATCAAGACAAGACGGGCATGGCGCCCCGGGTCCCCTACTTCGTGCTGCCTGTGAGGGAGTGGGAACGGTACCCCCCCCCCACCGACCT GCCTCCTCTGGGCCCGAAGAAGAAGTGGCACCTTTTAAGAGTATCCCCTGAGAACCTGAGGACCTACCAGACATTCCCATCAGGGAAGAGGGTCTCCGCACAGGAGCGGCAGATGCGGGACTGCTACTTTGAGTTCAGAGCCTGA
- the CIMIP2C gene encoding ciliary microtubule inner protein 2C isoform X4 codes for MASRGAGTLLTEFNAAYVAPGLMPGYQGHVPGVAFSFGSPYGTTTLKYLQEQRNAEKSHTPFRKGGHFLASLFPNPNQVLSDRSCTRDRWLHAPSCTRFNLDSSRAAELSRFYQMTQQHREYYQDKTGMAPRVPYFVLPVREWERYPPPTDLCGTPGRPALFLLQTAW; via the exons ATGGCCTCCCGCGGCGCGGGCACCCTACTGACCGAGTTCAACGCCGCCTACGTGGCCCCCGGCCTCATGCCCGG GTACCAAGGCCATGTTCCTGGCGTGGCCTTCTCCTTCGGCTCCCCTTACGGTACCACCACGCTCAAGTACCTCCAGGAGCAGCGCAACGCAGAGAAGAGCCACACTCCCTTCCGCAAAGGCGGCCACTTCCTGGCCAGCTTGTTCCCAAACCCCAACCAGGTGCTGAGTGACCGCTCCTGCACCCGGGACCGCTGGCTGCACGCCCCCAGCTGCACCCGCTTCAACCTGGACAGTAGCCGCGCGGCCGAGCTCTCGCGCTTCTACCAG ATGACGCAGCAGCATCGGGAGTACTATCAAGACAAGACGGGCATGGCGCCCCGGGTCCCCTACTTCGTGCTGCCTGTGAGGGAGTGGGAACGGTACCCCCCCCCCACCGACCT CTGTGGGACCCCAGGACGCCCAGCTCTGTTCCTTCTCCAAACTGCCTGGTAG